Proteins encoded by one window of Nomascus leucogenys isolate Asia chromosome 19, Asia_NLE_v1, whole genome shotgun sequence:
- the SERPINF1 gene encoding pigment epithelium-derived factor isoform X2, which yields MSPTTNVLLSPLSVATALSALSLGAEQRTESIIHRALYYDLISSPDIHGTYKELLDTVTAPQKNLKSASRIVFEKKLRIKSSFVAPLEKSYGTRPRVLTGSPRLDLQEINNWVQAQMKGKLARSTKEIPNEISILLLGVAHFKGQWVTKFDSRKTSLEDFHLDEERTVRVPMMSDPKAVLRYGLDSDLSCKIAQLPLTGSMSIIFFLPLKVTQNLTLIEESLTSEFIHDIDRELKTVQAVLTVPKLKLSYEGEVTKSLQEMKLQSLFDSPDFSKITGKPIKLTQVEHRAGFEWNEDGAGATPSPGLQPAHLTFPLDYHLNQPFIFVLRDTDTGALLFIGKILDPRGT from the exons ATGAGCCCCACGACCAACGTGCTCCTGTCTCCTCTCAGCGTGGCCACGGCCCTCTCGGCCCTCTCGCTGG GAGCGGAGCAGCGAACAGAATCCATCATTCACCGGGCTCTCTACTATGACTTGATCAGCAGCCCAGACATCCATGGTACCTATAAGGAGCTCCTTGACACGGTCACTGCCCCCCAGAAGAACCTCAAGAGTGCCTCCCGGATCGTCTTTGAGAAGA AGCTACGCATAAAATCCAGCTTTGTGGCACCTCTGGAAAAGTCATATGGGACCAGGCCCAGAGTCTTGACGGGCAGCCCTCGCTTGGACCTGCAGGAGATCAACAACTGGGTGCAGGCCCAGATGAAAGGGAAGCTCGCCAGGTCCACAAAGGAAATTCCCAATGAGATTAGCATTCTTCTTCTCGGTGTGGCACACTTCAAGG GGCAGTGGGTAACAAAGTTTGACTCCAGAAAGACTTCCCTCGAGGATTTCCACTTGGATGAAGAGAGGACCGTGAGGGTCCCCATGATGTCGGACCCTAAGGCTGTTTTACGCTATGGCTTGGATTCGGATCTCAGCTGCAAG ATTGCCCAGCTGCCCTTGACCGGAAGCATGAGTATCATCTTCTTCCTGCCCCTGAAAGTGACCCAGAATTTGACCTTGATAGAGGAGAGCCTCACCTCCGAGTTCATTCATGACATAGACCGAGAACTGAAGACCGTGCAGGCGGTCCTGACCGTCCCCAAGCTGAAGTTGAGTTATGAAGGCGAAGTCACCAAGTCCCTGCAGGAGATGA AGCTGCAATCCTTGTTTGATTCACCAGACTTTAGCAAGATCACAGGCAAACCCATCAAGCTGACTCAAGTGGAGCACCGGGCTGGCTTCGAGTGGAACGAGGATGGGGCGGGAGccacccccagcccagggctGCAGCCTGCCCACCTCACCTTCCCGCTGGACTATCACCTTAACCAGCCTTTCATCTTCGTACTGAGGGACACAGACACAGGGGCCCTACTCTTCATTGGCAAGATTCTGGACCCCAGGGGCACCTAA
- the SERPINF1 gene encoding pigment epithelium-derived factor isoform X1, with protein MQALVLLLCIGALLGHSSCQNPASPPEEGSPDPESTGALVEEEDPFFKVPVNKLAAAVSNFGYDLYRAQSGMSPTTNVLLSPLSVATALSALSLGAEQRTESIIHRALYYDLISSPDIHGTYKELLDTVTAPQKNLKSASRIVFEKKLRIKSSFVAPLEKSYGTRPRVLTGSPRLDLQEINNWVQAQMKGKLARSTKEIPNEISILLLGVAHFKGQWVTKFDSRKTSLEDFHLDEERTVRVPMMSDPKAVLRYGLDSDLSCKIAQLPLTGSMSIIFFLPLKVTQNLTLIEESLTSEFIHDIDRELKTVQAVLTVPKLKLSYEGEVTKSLQEMKLQSLFDSPDFSKITGKPIKLTQVEHRAGFEWNEDGAGATPSPGLQPAHLTFPLDYHLNQPFIFVLRDTDTGALLFIGKILDPRGT; from the exons ATGCAGGCCCTGGTGCTACTCCTGTGCATTGGAGCCCTCCTCGGGCACAGCAGCTGCCAGAACCCCGCCAGCCCCCCGGAGGAG GGTTCCCCAGACCCCGAGAGCACAGGGGCgctggtggaggaggaggatcCTTTCTTCAAAGTGCCTGTGAACAAGCTGGCAGCGGCTGTCTCCAACTTCGGCTATGACCTGTACCGAGCGCAGTCCGGCATGAGCCCCACGACCAACGTGCTCCTGTCTCCTCTCAGCGTGGCCACGGCCCTCTCGGCCCTCTCGCTGG GAGCGGAGCAGCGAACAGAATCCATCATTCACCGGGCTCTCTACTATGACTTGATCAGCAGCCCAGACATCCATGGTACCTATAAGGAGCTCCTTGACACGGTCACTGCCCCCCAGAAGAACCTCAAGAGTGCCTCCCGGATCGTCTTTGAGAAGA AGCTACGCATAAAATCCAGCTTTGTGGCACCTCTGGAAAAGTCATATGGGACCAGGCCCAGAGTCTTGACGGGCAGCCCTCGCTTGGACCTGCAGGAGATCAACAACTGGGTGCAGGCCCAGATGAAAGGGAAGCTCGCCAGGTCCACAAAGGAAATTCCCAATGAGATTAGCATTCTTCTTCTCGGTGTGGCACACTTCAAGG GGCAGTGGGTAACAAAGTTTGACTCCAGAAAGACTTCCCTCGAGGATTTCCACTTGGATGAAGAGAGGACCGTGAGGGTCCCCATGATGTCGGACCCTAAGGCTGTTTTACGCTATGGCTTGGATTCGGATCTCAGCTGCAAG ATTGCCCAGCTGCCCTTGACCGGAAGCATGAGTATCATCTTCTTCCTGCCCCTGAAAGTGACCCAGAATTTGACCTTGATAGAGGAGAGCCTCACCTCCGAGTTCATTCATGACATAGACCGAGAACTGAAGACCGTGCAGGCGGTCCTGACCGTCCCCAAGCTGAAGTTGAGTTATGAAGGCGAAGTCACCAAGTCCCTGCAGGAGATGA AGCTGCAATCCTTGTTTGATTCACCAGACTTTAGCAAGATCACAGGCAAACCCATCAAGCTGACTCAAGTGGAGCACCGGGCTGGCTTCGAGTGGAACGAGGATGGGGCGGGAGccacccccagcccagggctGCAGCCTGCCCACCTCACCTTCCCGCTGGACTATCACCTTAACCAGCCTTTCATCTTCGTACTGAGGGACACAGACACAGGGGCCCTACTCTTCATTGGCAAGATTCTGGACCCCAGGGGCACCTAA